A window of the Equus asinus isolate D_3611 breed Donkey chromosome 20, EquAss-T2T_v2, whole genome shotgun sequence genome harbors these coding sequences:
- the AP1M2 gene encoding AP-1 complex subunit mu-2 isoform X2, with protein sequence MSASAVFILDVKGKPLISRNYKGDVAMSEIEHFMPLLMQREEEGVLAPLLSHGRVHFLWIKHSNLYLVATTLKNANASLVYSFLYKMVEVFSEYFKELEEESIRDNFVIVYELLDELMDFGFPQTTDSKILQEYITQQGNKLETGKSRVPPTVTNAVSWRSEGIKYKKNEVFIDVIESVNLLVNANGSVLLSEIVGSIKLKVFLSGMPELRLGLNDRVLFELTGRSKNKSVELEDVKFHQCVRLSRFDNDRTISFIPPDGDFELMSYRLSTQVKPLIWIESVIEKFSHSRVEIMVKAKGQFKKQSVANGVEISVPVPSDADSPRFKTSVGSAKYVPEKNVVIWSIKSFPGGKEYLMRAHFGLPSVEKEEEEGRPPIGVKFEIPYFTVSGIQVRYMKIIEKSGYQALPWVRYITQSGDYQLRTS encoded by the exons ATGTCGGCCTCGGCTGTGTTCATCCTCGACGTCAAGGGCAAG cccctgatcAGCCGCAACTACAAGGGCGATGTGGCCATGAGCGAAATTGAGCACTTCATGCCTCTGCTCATGCAGCGCGAGGAGGAGGGTGTCCTGGCACCCCTGCTGAGCCACGGTCGTGTCCACTTCCTGTGGATCAAGCACAGCAACCTCTACC TGGTGGCCACCACGCTGAAGAACGCCAACGCCTCACTGGTGTACTCCTTCCTCTACAAGATGGTGGAG gtgTTCTCCGAATACTtcaaggagctggaggaggagagcatCCGCGACAACTTTGTCATCGTCTACGAGCTGCTGGACGAGCTCATGGATTTCGGCTTCCCCCAGACCACCGACAGCAAGATCCTGCAGGA GTACATCACGCAGCAGGGCAACAAGCTGGAGACGGGCAAGTCGCGGGTGCCCCCTACTGTCACCAACGCCGTGTCCTGGCGCTCGGAGGGCATTAAGTACAAGAAGAACGAGGTCTTCATCGACGTCATCGAGTCGGTGAACCTGCTG GTCAACGCCAACGGCAGCGTCCTGCTGAGCGAGATCGTGGGCAGCATCAAGCTCAAGGTGTTCCTGTCGGGGATGCCAGAGCTGCGGCTCGGCCTCAACGACCGCGTGCTCTTCGAGCTCACCGGCC GGAGCAAGAACAAGTCCGTGGAGCTGGAGGACGTGAAGTTCCACCAGTGCGTGCGGCTCTCTCGCTTCGACAACGACCGCACCATCTCCTTCATCCCACCCGACGGTGACTTCGAGCTCATGTCCTACCGCCTCAGCACCCAG GTCAAGCCGCTGATCTGGATCGAGTCGGTCATTGAGAAGTTCTCCCACAGCCGCGTGGAGATCATGGTCAAG GCCAAGGGGCAGTTTAAGAAGCAGTCAGTGGCCAACGGCGTGGAGATTTCTGTGCCAGTGCCCAGCGATGCTGACTCGCCACGCTTCAAGACCAGCGTGGGCAGCGCCAAGTACGTGCCTGAGAAGAACGTCGTGATTTGGAGTATTAAGTCTTTCCCG GGCGGCAAGGAGTACCTGATGCGCGCGCACTTCGGCCTCCCCAgtgtggagaaggaggaggaggagggccgGCCCCCCATTGGGGTCAAGTTTGAGATCCCCTATTTCACTGTCTCCGGGATCCAG GTCCGATACATGAAGATCATTGAGAAAAGCGGCTaccaggccctgccctgggtcCGCTATATCACCCAGAGTGGCG ATTATCAGCTTCGTACCAGCTAG
- the AP1M2 gene encoding AP-1 complex subunit mu-2 isoform X1, with product MSASAVFILDVKGKPLISRNYKGDVAMSEIEHFMPLLMQREEEGVLAPLLSHGRVHFLWIKHSNLYLVATTLKNANASLVYSFLYKMVEVFSEYFKELEEESIRDNFVIVYELLDELMDFGFPQTTDSKILQEYITQQGNKLETGKSRVPPTVTNAVSWRSEGIKYKKNEVFIDVIESVNLLVNANGSVLLSEIVGSIKLKVFLSGMPELRLGLNDRVLFELTGLSGSKNKSVELEDVKFHQCVRLSRFDNDRTISFIPPDGDFELMSYRLSTQVKPLIWIESVIEKFSHSRVEIMVKAKGQFKKQSVANGVEISVPVPSDADSPRFKTSVGSAKYVPEKNVVIWSIKSFPGGKEYLMRAHFGLPSVEKEEEEGRPPIGVKFEIPYFTVSGIQVRYMKIIEKSGYQALPWVRYITQSGDYQLRTS from the exons ATGTCGGCCTCGGCTGTGTTCATCCTCGACGTCAAGGGCAAG cccctgatcAGCCGCAACTACAAGGGCGATGTGGCCATGAGCGAAATTGAGCACTTCATGCCTCTGCTCATGCAGCGCGAGGAGGAGGGTGTCCTGGCACCCCTGCTGAGCCACGGTCGTGTCCACTTCCTGTGGATCAAGCACAGCAACCTCTACC TGGTGGCCACCACGCTGAAGAACGCCAACGCCTCACTGGTGTACTCCTTCCTCTACAAGATGGTGGAG gtgTTCTCCGAATACTtcaaggagctggaggaggagagcatCCGCGACAACTTTGTCATCGTCTACGAGCTGCTGGACGAGCTCATGGATTTCGGCTTCCCCCAGACCACCGACAGCAAGATCCTGCAGGA GTACATCACGCAGCAGGGCAACAAGCTGGAGACGGGCAAGTCGCGGGTGCCCCCTACTGTCACCAACGCCGTGTCCTGGCGCTCGGAGGGCATTAAGTACAAGAAGAACGAGGTCTTCATCGACGTCATCGAGTCGGTGAACCTGCTG GTCAACGCCAACGGCAGCGTCCTGCTGAGCGAGATCGTGGGCAGCATCAAGCTCAAGGTGTTCCTGTCGGGGATGCCAGAGCTGCGGCTCGGCCTCAACGACCGCGTGCTCTTCGAGCTCACCGGCC TTTCAGGGAGCAAGAACAAGTCCGTGGAGCTGGAGGACGTGAAGTTCCACCAGTGCGTGCGGCTCTCTCGCTTCGACAACGACCGCACCATCTCCTTCATCCCACCCGACGGTGACTTCGAGCTCATGTCCTACCGCCTCAGCACCCAG GTCAAGCCGCTGATCTGGATCGAGTCGGTCATTGAGAAGTTCTCCCACAGCCGCGTGGAGATCATGGTCAAG GCCAAGGGGCAGTTTAAGAAGCAGTCAGTGGCCAACGGCGTGGAGATTTCTGTGCCAGTGCCCAGCGATGCTGACTCGCCACGCTTCAAGACCAGCGTGGGCAGCGCCAAGTACGTGCCTGAGAAGAACGTCGTGATTTGGAGTATTAAGTCTTTCCCG GGCGGCAAGGAGTACCTGATGCGCGCGCACTTCGGCCTCCCCAgtgtggagaaggaggaggaggagggccgGCCCCCCATTGGGGTCAAGTTTGAGATCCCCTATTTCACTGTCTCCGGGATCCAG GTCCGATACATGAAGATCATTGAGAAAAGCGGCTaccaggccctgccctgggtcCGCTATATCACCCAGAGTGGCG ATTATCAGCTTCGTACCAGCTAG
- the CDKN2D gene encoding cyclin-dependent kinase 4 inhibitor D — protein MLLEEVRAGDRLSGAAARGDVQEVRRLLHRELVHPDALNRFGKTALQVMMFGSPAIALELLKQGANPNIQDASGTTPAHDAARTGFLDTLRVLVEHGADVNAPDGTGALPIHLAVREGHNAVVSFLAAESDLHHRDARGLTPLELARGRGAQDLMDILQGHTVAPL, from the exons ATGCTGCTGGAGGAGGTCCGCGCCGGCGACCGGCTGAGCGGGGCCGCGGCTCGAGGCGACGTGCAGGAGGTGCGCCGCCTTCTGCACCGGGAGCTGGTGCACCCCGACGCCCTGAACCGCTTCGGCAAGACGGCGCTGCAG GTCATGATGTTTGGGAGCCCCGCCATTGCCCTGGAGCTCCTGAAGCAAGGGGCCAACCCCAACATCCAGGACGCCTCCGGCACCACTCCGGCTCATGACGCGGCCCGCACTGGATTCCTGGACACCCTGAGGGTGTTGGTGGAACATGGCGCTGATGTCAACGCACCTGATGGCACGGGCGCGCTCCCCATCCATCTGGCGGTGCGGGAGGGCCACAACGCTGTCGTCAGCTTCCTGGCTGCTGAGTCTGATCTCCATCACAGGGATGCCAGGGGGCTCACCCCCCTGGAGCTGGCTCGGGGGAGAGGGGCGCAGGATCTCATGGACATACTGCAGGGGCACACGGTGGCACCGCTGTGA
- the AP1M2 gene encoding AP-1 complex subunit mu-2 isoform X3, producing MSASAVFILDVKGKPLISRNYKGDVAMSEIEHFMPLLMQREEEGVLAPLLSHGRVHFLWIKHSNLYLVATTLKNANASLVYSFLYKMVEVFSEYFKELEEESIRDNFVIVYELLDELMDFGFPQTTDSKILQEYITQQGNKLETGKSRVPPTVTNAVSWRSEGIKYKKNEVFIDVIESVNLLVNANGSVLLSEIVGSIKLKVFLSGMPELRLGLNDRVLFELTGLSGSKNKSVELEDVKFHQCVRLSRFDNDRTISFIPPDGDFELMSYRLSTQVKPLIWIESVIEKFSHSRVEIMVKAKGQFKKQSVANGVEISVPVPSDADSPRFKTSVGSAKYVPEKNVVIWSIKSFPVRYMKIIEKSGYQALPWVRYITQSGDYQLRTS from the exons ATGTCGGCCTCGGCTGTGTTCATCCTCGACGTCAAGGGCAAG cccctgatcAGCCGCAACTACAAGGGCGATGTGGCCATGAGCGAAATTGAGCACTTCATGCCTCTGCTCATGCAGCGCGAGGAGGAGGGTGTCCTGGCACCCCTGCTGAGCCACGGTCGTGTCCACTTCCTGTGGATCAAGCACAGCAACCTCTACC TGGTGGCCACCACGCTGAAGAACGCCAACGCCTCACTGGTGTACTCCTTCCTCTACAAGATGGTGGAG gtgTTCTCCGAATACTtcaaggagctggaggaggagagcatCCGCGACAACTTTGTCATCGTCTACGAGCTGCTGGACGAGCTCATGGATTTCGGCTTCCCCCAGACCACCGACAGCAAGATCCTGCAGGA GTACATCACGCAGCAGGGCAACAAGCTGGAGACGGGCAAGTCGCGGGTGCCCCCTACTGTCACCAACGCCGTGTCCTGGCGCTCGGAGGGCATTAAGTACAAGAAGAACGAGGTCTTCATCGACGTCATCGAGTCGGTGAACCTGCTG GTCAACGCCAACGGCAGCGTCCTGCTGAGCGAGATCGTGGGCAGCATCAAGCTCAAGGTGTTCCTGTCGGGGATGCCAGAGCTGCGGCTCGGCCTCAACGACCGCGTGCTCTTCGAGCTCACCGGCC TTTCAGGGAGCAAGAACAAGTCCGTGGAGCTGGAGGACGTGAAGTTCCACCAGTGCGTGCGGCTCTCTCGCTTCGACAACGACCGCACCATCTCCTTCATCCCACCCGACGGTGACTTCGAGCTCATGTCCTACCGCCTCAGCACCCAG GTCAAGCCGCTGATCTGGATCGAGTCGGTCATTGAGAAGTTCTCCCACAGCCGCGTGGAGATCATGGTCAAG GCCAAGGGGCAGTTTAAGAAGCAGTCAGTGGCCAACGGCGTGGAGATTTCTGTGCCAGTGCCCAGCGATGCTGACTCGCCACGCTTCAAGACCAGCGTGGGCAGCGCCAAGTACGTGCCTGAGAAGAACGTCGTGATTTGGAGTATTAAGTCTTTCCCG GTCCGATACATGAAGATCATTGAGAAAAGCGGCTaccaggccctgccctgggtcCGCTATATCACCCAGAGTGGCG ATTATCAGCTTCGTACCAGCTAG
- the AP1M2 gene encoding AP-1 complex subunit mu-2 isoform X4, producing the protein MSASAVFILDVKGKPLISRNYKGDVAMSEIEHFMPLLMQREEEGVLAPLLSHGRVHFLWIKHSNLYLVATTLKNANASLVYSFLYKMVEVFSEYFKELEEESIRDNFVIVYELLDELMDFGFPQTTDSKILQEYITQQGNKLETGKSRVPPTVTNAVSWRSEGIKYKKNEVFIDVIESVNLLVNANGSVLLSEIVGSIKLKVFLSGMPELRLGLNDRVLFELTGRSKNKSVELEDVKFHQCVRLSRFDNDRTISFIPPDGDFELMSYRLSTQVKPLIWIESVIEKFSHSRVEIMVKAKGQFKKQSVANGVEISVPVPSDADSPRFKTSVGSAKYVPEKNVVIWSIKSFPVRYMKIIEKSGYQALPWVRYITQSGDYQLRTS; encoded by the exons ATGTCGGCCTCGGCTGTGTTCATCCTCGACGTCAAGGGCAAG cccctgatcAGCCGCAACTACAAGGGCGATGTGGCCATGAGCGAAATTGAGCACTTCATGCCTCTGCTCATGCAGCGCGAGGAGGAGGGTGTCCTGGCACCCCTGCTGAGCCACGGTCGTGTCCACTTCCTGTGGATCAAGCACAGCAACCTCTACC TGGTGGCCACCACGCTGAAGAACGCCAACGCCTCACTGGTGTACTCCTTCCTCTACAAGATGGTGGAG gtgTTCTCCGAATACTtcaaggagctggaggaggagagcatCCGCGACAACTTTGTCATCGTCTACGAGCTGCTGGACGAGCTCATGGATTTCGGCTTCCCCCAGACCACCGACAGCAAGATCCTGCAGGA GTACATCACGCAGCAGGGCAACAAGCTGGAGACGGGCAAGTCGCGGGTGCCCCCTACTGTCACCAACGCCGTGTCCTGGCGCTCGGAGGGCATTAAGTACAAGAAGAACGAGGTCTTCATCGACGTCATCGAGTCGGTGAACCTGCTG GTCAACGCCAACGGCAGCGTCCTGCTGAGCGAGATCGTGGGCAGCATCAAGCTCAAGGTGTTCCTGTCGGGGATGCCAGAGCTGCGGCTCGGCCTCAACGACCGCGTGCTCTTCGAGCTCACCGGCC GGAGCAAGAACAAGTCCGTGGAGCTGGAGGACGTGAAGTTCCACCAGTGCGTGCGGCTCTCTCGCTTCGACAACGACCGCACCATCTCCTTCATCCCACCCGACGGTGACTTCGAGCTCATGTCCTACCGCCTCAGCACCCAG GTCAAGCCGCTGATCTGGATCGAGTCGGTCATTGAGAAGTTCTCCCACAGCCGCGTGGAGATCATGGTCAAG GCCAAGGGGCAGTTTAAGAAGCAGTCAGTGGCCAACGGCGTGGAGATTTCTGTGCCAGTGCCCAGCGATGCTGACTCGCCACGCTTCAAGACCAGCGTGGGCAGCGCCAAGTACGTGCCTGAGAAGAACGTCGTGATTTGGAGTATTAAGTCTTTCCCG GTCCGATACATGAAGATCATTGAGAAAAGCGGCTaccaggccctgccctgggtcCGCTATATCACCCAGAGTGGCG ATTATCAGCTTCGTACCAGCTAG